One genomic region from Pristis pectinata isolate sPriPec2 chromosome X, sPriPec2.1.pri, whole genome shotgun sequence encodes:
- the letmd1 gene encoding LETM1 domain-containing protein 1 isoform X2 gives MSPSFRLLYLDFKEVSGIKHKMADKGLKYNQLPYREMEKLRQFRRDVIKVIPVVLLSIPPFANYIVFLLMYFFPRQFLMRHFWTREQQQEYKETYHSFRAQAYPEAVSGLIKAASKVKDKRLKNQLLNLGNKVQGGIHPEISQLYTVAKLFSGQPLGIRRIDTRQAEIFSRVMFLTPHMPSFILRRRLWSHVMEIRHLDQALNILGMQHLSEDELRTACYVRGLNSVHLSASQCKEWLIKWVQLSKRLKDSEASLMLHSMVLLSANYLKKLPEKSK, from the exons GTTTTCGTCTATTGTATCTTGACTTCAAGGAAGTTAGTGGAATAAAGCATAAAATGGCTGATAAGGGACTAAAGTACAACCAGCTGCCTTACAGAGAAATGGAAAAGTTAAGACAG TTTCGCAGAGATGTTATAAAGGTAATACCTGTGGTGCTTCTCTCCATTCCACCATTTGCAAACTATATAGTCTTCCTATTGAT GTATTTCTTTCCACGTCAGTTTTTAATGAGACACTTCTGGACCCGTGAACAGCAGCAAGAATATAAGGAAACCTACCACTCATTCCGGGCTCAGGCTTACCCAGAAGCTGTGAGTGGCTTAATCAAAGCAGCCTCAAAAGTTAAAGACAAACGTCTGAAAAACCAGCTGTTAAATCTTGGCAACAAA GTTCAGGGAGGCATCCACCCAGAAATCTCCCAACTGTACACGGTGGCAAAGCTGTTCTCGGGACAACCACTAGGAATCCGTCGTATTGATACACGGCAGGCG GAAATCTTTAGTCGGGTGatgtttctcactccacacaTGCCCTCCTTCATCCTACGCCGTCGTCTCTGGAGCCACGTCATGGAAATTCGTCACTTGGACCAAGCTTTAAATATCTTGGGAATGCAGCACCTGTCGGAGGATGAACTGAGAACT GCATGTTACGTAAGAGGTCTGAATTCAGTGCACCTGAGTGCATCACAGTGCAAGGAGTGGTTAATCAAATGGGTCCAGCTTTCCAAGAGATTAAAAG attCTGAAGCCTCTCTGATGTTGCACAGCATGGTGTTACTTTCTGCAAATTACCTCAAAAAGCTTCCAGAAAAAAGCAAGTAA
- the letmd1 gene encoding LETM1 domain-containing protein 1 isoform X1 — protein sequence MALARGCFRLQQLKGRSFSEFLCYPTIYVSQLTSHQLSQFFTTAKRSTLSSAIISKVKRLNAKYERFLERNFPSFYVIYSTFFRGFRLLYLDFKEVSGIKHKMADKGLKYNQLPYREMEKLRQFRRDVIKVIPVVLLSIPPFANYIVFLLMYFFPRQFLMRHFWTREQQQEYKETYHSFRAQAYPEAVSGLIKAASKVKDKRLKNQLLNLGNKVQGGIHPEISQLYTVAKLFSGQPLGIRRIDTRQAEIFSRVMFLTPHMPSFILRRRLWSHVMEIRHLDQALNILGMQHLSEDELRTACYVRGLNSVHLSASQCKEWLIKWVQLSKRLKDSEASLMLHSMVLLSANYLKKLPEKSK from the exons GCTTACTAGTCACCAGTTGTCACAATTTTTCACAACAGCGAAGAGGAGTACTTTAAGTTCAGCCATCATCTCAAAGGTCAAACGTTTGAATGCAAAATATGAACGATTTCTGGAAAGAAACTTTCCGAGTTTTTATGTGATCTATTCAACCTTTTTCCGAG GTTTTCGTCTATTGTATCTTGACTTCAAGGAAGTTAGTGGAATAAAGCATAAAATGGCTGATAAGGGACTAAAGTACAACCAGCTGCCTTACAGAGAAATGGAAAAGTTAAGACAG TTTCGCAGAGATGTTATAAAGGTAATACCTGTGGTGCTTCTCTCCATTCCACCATTTGCAAACTATATAGTCTTCCTATTGAT GTATTTCTTTCCACGTCAGTTTTTAATGAGACACTTCTGGACCCGTGAACAGCAGCAAGAATATAAGGAAACCTACCACTCATTCCGGGCTCAGGCTTACCCAGAAGCTGTGAGTGGCTTAATCAAAGCAGCCTCAAAAGTTAAAGACAAACGTCTGAAAAACCAGCTGTTAAATCTTGGCAACAAA GTTCAGGGAGGCATCCACCCAGAAATCTCCCAACTGTACACGGTGGCAAAGCTGTTCTCGGGACAACCACTAGGAATCCGTCGTATTGATACACGGCAGGCG GAAATCTTTAGTCGGGTGatgtttctcactccacacaTGCCCTCCTTCATCCTACGCCGTCGTCTCTGGAGCCACGTCATGGAAATTCGTCACTTGGACCAAGCTTTAAATATCTTGGGAATGCAGCACCTGTCGGAGGATGAACTGAGAACT GCATGTTACGTAAGAGGTCTGAATTCAGTGCACCTGAGTGCATCACAGTGCAAGGAGTGGTTAATCAAATGGGTCCAGCTTTCCAAGAGATTAAAAG attCTGAAGCCTCTCTGATGTTGCACAGCATGGTGTTACTTTCTGCAAATTACCTCAAAAAGCTTCCAGAAAAAAGCAAGTAA